The DNA sequence GGTGCGCTGGGCTTCACCACCCGGGAAGCCCAGGCGGTCTTCGAAAGCGCTTACGTCGTGGCCCCGCAATGCACCGCCGCGTGGATGGACGACGGCCCCCGCTTCGCCCCGCTCATCCACGAAGTCATCCAGGACGTCCGGCGCACGCACCCGATCGACCCTGCGCGTGTCCACGTCACCGGCTGCAGCAACGGCGGCTACATGACCATGAAGATGACCACCGTCCACCCCACGGCGTTCGCCTCCTCGGTCCCGATCTGCGGCGTCGTCGCCGGCCGGCAGGCGGGCGACCCGCCGTTGATCCCCGACCCCGAGCTGACCGCGATCCGCACGCCCACGTGGCTCATCGCCTCGCGCGACGACGACACGGTCGACCCGCAGGCCAACTCCGTCCACGCGCACGACCTCATCCCGCGCGCCGAGCTGACGCTCTACGACCAGGTCGTGTGGAACGGCCACCGGTTCCCCGGCCACTGGTCGTGGATCTACGCCGCCCGCAACGACCCGAGCACCCGGGGCACCCACCTGTGGCAGTGGATGGCGCGGAAGGTCAGCGGCGGATGAGACCGAGGTCCGTCGCGGCCGCGACGGCCGCCGTGCGCGAGTCGACGCCGAGCTTGGTGTAGCAGCGCGCCAGGTGCGACTTCACCGTGCCTTCGGTGAGGTGCAGGCGCGCGGCGATGGCCCGGTTGGACAACCCGTCGGCGACCAGGGCGAGCACCTCGATCTCCCGCCGGGTCACCGCCACACCGGGCCGGCGCATCCGGTCCAGGAGCCGGTCGGCGACGGTGGGCGCCAGGGTGGTGCGCCCGGCCGCGGCGGTGCGCACCGCCGCGGCCAGGTCTTCGGGCAGCGCGTCCTTGAGCAGGTACCCGGTGGCGCCGGCCTGGATGGCGGGCAGGGTGTCGGCGTCGGTGTCGTAGGTGGTGACGATCAGGACCCGCGGCGCCCCGGCCCGCGCGGTGATCGCCGCGGTGGCTTCGGCACCGGTCATCCCGGCACCGAACTGCAGATCCATGAGGACGACGTCGATGTCCCCACCGGCGGCCCGGGCCACGGCGGCTTCGGCGGTCGCGGCCTCGGCGACCACGAGGAGGCCGGGTTCGGTCTCAAGGACTGCGCGCAGTCCCGCCCGCACCACGGGGTGGTCGTCGGCCAACAGCAGGCGGATCGGGGTGCCGGTCACGGGCGAACCTCCGGCCGGCTCTCGACGGACCGGGCCACGACGAAGCCGAGCCCGGGCACCAACACCGCACGCACCACCGGGTGATCGTCGGCCAACAACAAACGGATCGGGCTACCGCTCACCGGCGAACCTCCGGCCGGCTCTCGACGGACCGGGCCACGACGAAGCCGAGCCCGGGCACCAACACCGCACGCACCACCGGGTGATCGTCGGCCAACAACAAACGGATCGGGCTACCGCTCACGGGCGAACCTCCGGCTGGCTCTCGGCGGGCCGGGCCACGGGAAGCCGGGCGGCCAGCGCGGTGCCCTCGCCGGGCGTGGACTCGACGGTGAACGCGCCGCCCAGTGCGCGGGTGCGGGCGCGCATGGCCGCCAGCCCGAACCCGCCTTCGCCGGGATCGGGTACCGGCAGCCCGCCGGGGTCGAAGCCGGTGCCGTCGTCGACGACGTCGAGGGCTACCTCGTCGCCGAGGTAGCTCAACGTGACCTCGGCGGTGGTGGCGCCGGCGTGCCGGACGGTGTTGGCGAGCGCCGCCTGGGCGATGCGCAGCAATGCCACCTCGTGGGCGGTCGGCAGCGGTGCCGGGTCGCCGGTGAGGTGGAAGCGCGCGGTGATCCGGTGGCGGGTGCTGGTGGTGGCGCACAGGCGTTCCAGCGCGCCCGCGAGCGTGGTGCCGTCGAGCGACGGCGGGCTGAGGGCGGCGACGAAGCGGCGTGCTTCGGCGAGGTTGTCCGCGGCGGCCTGGCGAGCCTGCTCCACGTAGCGGGCGGCGTTCCCCGGCGGATCGGGCAGGGACCGCCCGGCGGCGCGCAGCAGCAGTTGGATGCTGGACAGCCCCTGGGCGAGGGTGTCGTGGATCTCGCGGGCCAGGCGTTCCCGTTCGGCCAGCACCCCGGCGGTGTGCTGGGCCTCGGCCAGGTCGGCGCGGGCCGCGGTGAGCTCCTCGATCAGGCGCCGCCGTCGTTCGCTCTCCTGGTACAGCGCCTGGTAGCCCCACACCACGGCGACCGCGACCGCCGCGCCGAGCGCCGGGCCGATCGCGGCGGCCGGGGTGACGGTGTCCTGGTGCGCGGCGAAGGCCGCGATCGCGGTCAGCGCCGTGGCGAGCACCGCGAGCAGGCCCGCCCGGCGGGACAGCAGGTGGAGCTGGAGGAAGTACAGCGGGAAGGCGACCCACACCCCGTCGGCGGTCAGGACGACCAGGACCAGCCACCCGGCGCCGACGGCCCCCAGCCACCCCGCGGCGGCCCGCCGGGACGCGCGGACCGGCGGGAGGAGCGGCCCGGCCGCGTACACCACCGCGCAGGCCACCGCGGCCGCGACGACCGCACCGGCCCGCGGCTGCCCGCCCGCCACCGCCCGCGCCGCCGCCAGCACGAGCAGGGCGACGAGCAGCAGGTGCAGGCACCAGGTCAGCACCCGGCTGGTCGGGGTCAAGGCAGGAGCGGCGGCGTTCACAGTGCGTCCAGGCTACGGAGCCGCGGCGGGAACCACCTCTATCGAAAGGGGGAACCCGCGCCCCGTCGTCCGGCCCGGGAAGTGCCGTCCGCCGCCGGATGCCCCACCCGGGCGCCGGGGGCGACGCTGGAGGGACCCGCTTCCCCTTCCGGAAAGGACAGTCCGAGGCCGTGTTCGTCGCCTGGAGAGACCTGAAATTCGCCAAGGGGCGCTTCGCCCTGATGGGGACCGTCATCGTGCTGATCACCCTGCTGGTCGGCCTGCTGTCCGGGCTGACCGCCGGACTCGGCGAGCAGAACGTCTCCGCCGTCACCGGCCTGCCCGCCGACCGGATCGCCTTCGCCGCCCCCGGCGACGGCCAGGACCTGTCCTACGCCGACTCCACCGTCACCGAGGCGCAGTGGCGGCAGTGGTCCGCCGCGCCGGGGGTCACCGGTGCCGAACCGCTGGGCATCACCACCACCAAGGCCGCGGCCGGCGGCCGGAGCGCCGGCGTCTCCGTGTTCGGCGTCCGGCCCGGATCCCCGCTCGCCCCGGACAGCGGCGAGCTCACCGCGCACGCCGCGGTCCTGTCCGCCCCGGCCGCCGCCGGCCTGGGGGTCCGCTCCGGCGACCGCGTCACCCTGGCCGGCCGGCAGCTGACCGTGGCCGCGGTCTCCGGCGACGCCTCCTTCAGCCACACCCCCGTCGTCTGGACCACCCTCGACACCTGGCGGGCGATCGCCCCGCCGACCGGCGGCGACGCGACCGTGATCGCCCTGACCACCACCGCCGGCGCCGACGTCGCGGCCACCGACCACGCCGCCGGCACCAGGACGGTCGCCCGGGACGATTCCCTGTCCGCGATCGGCTCCTACCGGTCCGAAAACGGTTCCCTGCAGCTGATGCGCGGTTTCCTGTTCGCCATCTCCGCGCTGGTGATCGGCGCCTTCTTCACCGTCTGGACGATCCAGCGCAGCGGCGACATCGCCGTCCTCAAGGCGCTGGGCGCCACCACGGCCGTGCTGCTCAAGGACGCGCTGGGCCAAGCCGTCGTCCTGCTCGGCGGCGGCACCCTGGTCGGCACCGGGCTCGCCGCCGCACTCGGAGCCGCGCTCGCCGGCTCCGCGGTCCCCTTCGTCCTCACCCCCGCCACCGTGCTGGTCCCGGCCGCCGTGCTGGTCCTGCTCGGCGGGCTCGGCGCGGCGCTCGCCGTCCGCCGGCTCACCTCCGTCGACCCGCTGACCGCCCTGGGAAGTGCCCGATGAGCCTCACCCTGACCGACGTCACCCTCACCTACCCCGACGGCGACACCCGCCTGACCGCGCTCGACCGGGTCAGCCTGGACGTCCCGCGCGGCAGCCTGACCGCGGTGGTCGGCCCGTCGGGGTCCGGCAAGTCCAGCCTGCTGGCCGTCGCCGCCACCCTGATCACCCCCGACTCCGGGACCGTCACCGTCGACGGCACGGCGGCCACCGGCCTGACCCGCCGCGAGCGCACCGATCTGCGCCGGCACCGGATCGGCATCGTCTTCCAGCAGCCGAACCTGCTGCCCGCGCTCACCGCCGCCGAACAGCTCCAGGTCATGGCCCGGATCGGCGGGCGCTCCCCGGCGAAGGCCCGCACCCGCGCGCTGGACCTGCTCGACGCCGTCGGCCTCGCCGCCCAGGCGGGCCGCCGCCCGCACCAGCTCTCCGGCGGCCAGCGCCAGCGCGTGAACATCGCCCGCGCCCTGATGAACGAGCCCACGGTCCTCCTGGTCGACGAACCCACCAGCGCCCTCGACCACGACCGCGGGGCCGCCGTCATCGACCTCCTCACCCGCCTCACCCACCAGCGGGCGACCGCGACGGTCCTGGTCACCCACGACCGCGCCCACCTCACCGCGGCCGACCGGATCGCCGAAGTCCACGACGGCCGCCTGCGCCTCGCGGCGGCGACCGGCTGAGACCCGCGGCGGTTACGCGAACCCGAGCGACCGGTCGTCGCCTTCGAGCACCGCCGTGCGGGTGCGGGTCAGTTCCGCGCCGGGTTCGACCGCGAAATCGCGCACCAGCCGGTCGTGGACCCGCTGGTACACCGCCAAGGCGTCGGTCCGCAGGCCGCGGGCGTACAGCGCGCGCATCAGCAGCGCCGCGATCGGTTCGCGGTGGGGATGGGCCGCGAGCACGGTCGACAGCTCGTCCGCGGCCGAGGCGTACCGGCCCAGGCGCAGCTGCGAGTCCGCTTTCCGCTGCGCCAGGGAAAGCCGGTGTTCCCGCAGCCGCAGCCGCTCGCCCTCGGCGAAGGGGCCGGGCAGGCCCGCGAGCGGTTCGCCCTGGAAGAGCCCGATGGCGTCCGCGCAGAGCTCGGCCGCGGTGGCCAGGTCGCCGGTGCCGGCGGCCGCTTTCGCTTCCTGGTCGAGCTCCCGCAGGCGCGTGAGGTCGGTCCGGACGCCGTCGCTCGCGAACAGGTAACCCGCGCGGCCGCGGCGGATCACCGACTCCTTGCTGGTTTCGTGGGCCGCGCGCAGGCAGGAACGCAGCCGCAGCACGTACGTCGGCAGCACGCCGGTGCCGGTTCCCGGTGGTTCGAGGCCCCAGACGTCGTCGAGGAGCCCGTGGTCGGTGACCACGACGTCCGGGCGCAGCAGCAGGGCGGCCAGCAGGGCCTGCTGGCGCACCGGGCCGAGGTCGAGGGCGGCCGTGCCCCGCCACGCCCGCAACGGACCGAGCACCGAAAACCGCAGCCTCGCCGCCGGCGGCCGGGGCGCGGGGGCCGGGGGGCCGGCGGTGGTCCGGGCGGCCGTCACGATGCCGTGGTCGAAGGCGTACACGACCGCCGCGGCCCGGTCGCGCAGGCCGAGTTCCTTCAGGAGGCGGGCGAACCGGGTCTTCACCACCGATTCGGAAAGGCCGAGCGTGCCGGCGATTTCGGCGTCGGTGCCGCCCCGGCCGGCGGCGCGCAGCAGCTCGAGGTGTTCCGGGGTCAGCGATCCCGGCGCCGGCTCGGGGTGCGCGGCCGCGTGCCGGTAGGCGGTGAGCACGCGGGCGGTGACGGCGACGTCGAGCCACGCGTCGCCCGCGGCGACGGCGCGGACGGCCCGGATCAGGTCCTCGGCGGGCGAGTCCTTCAGGACGTAACCGACCGCGCCCGCCCGCAGCACGCCCGCGAGCAGCTCGTCGTCGTCGAACGTGGTCAGGGCCAGCACCGGCGGCCGGGCGCCGGTCCGGCGCAGCCGCCGGGTCGCTTCGATCCCGTCGACGTGCTTCATCCGCAGGTCCATGACGACGACGTCGGCTTCGGCCGCGGCGAGGGCCGCCGGTACTTCGGCGCCGTCGCCGCATTCGCCGACGATGGTGAACCCGTCGCGCTCGCGCAGGATCCGGCGCAGGCCGGAGCGCACCAGCTCCTGGTCGTCGACCAGCAGCACCCGGATCGCGGTCACCGGGCCACCCCGGCCGGGGGAACGGCGAGGTCGACGAGCCAGTCGCCGCCGTCGGGCCCGGTGCGCAGGCGGGCGCCGATCTGTTCGGCCCTGGCCGCCATCCCGGTCAGGCCCGAGCCGTCGGCGGCGAACTCGGCCGGGCGGTCGGGCAGGGTGTTGCGGACGATGAGGCGGACCTCGTTCCGGCCGACGTGCAGCCGGATCCGGGCGGTGCTGCGCGGGGCGTGCTTGGCGATGTTCGCGAGCGACTCCTGCGTGATGCGGTAGAGCGTGAGCCCGGCCAGGTCGGGCACGTCGGCGGCGTCGCCCTCCTGCTCGAAGTGGATGTCGAGGCCGGCCCCGCGGGTGTGGTCGACCAGGTCGGCGATGTCACCGGCCCCCGGCAGCGTGTGCCGTTCGGCCGGGGAGTGCGAGAGCAACCGGACCGTGCGGCGGATGTCGGTCATCGCCGCCCGCCCCACCCGTTCGGCCTCGGTGAGCCCTTCGATCGCTTCGTCGACGTCGCGGTCCTGCTGCAGCGCGCGCCGGGCGCCGGTCAGGTGCAGCAGCGTGATGCTGAGCGAGTGGGCCACGACGTCGTGCACCTCGCGGGCGATGCGCTGGCGTTCGGTCAGGATCGTGTGCTCCCGCTCGGCCACCCGGCCGGCGCGCTCGGCGGCCAGCGCGCGGACGTACCAGCGGAGCATGAAGCCGCCGGAGTGCCCGAGCAGCACCGCGGCCAGGTACACCGCCGCCCCGGTCAGCCCGGGCCCGGCCGCCGCCCAGCCGAGCACCGCGAGGTC is a window from the Amycolatopsis sp. cg9 genome containing:
- a CDS encoding response regulator, coding for MTGTPIRLLLADDHPVVRAGLRAVLETEPGLLVVAEAATAEAAVARAAGGDIDVVLMDLQFGAGMTGAEATAAITARAGAPRVLIVTTYDTDADTLPAIQAGATGYLLKDALPEDLAAAVRTAAAGRTTLAPTVADRLLDRMRRPGVAVTRREIEVLALVADGLSNRAIAARLHLTEGTVKSHLARCYTKLGVDSRTAAVAAATDLGLIRR
- a CDS encoding sensor histidine kinase, coding for MTPTSRVLTWCLHLLLVALLVLAAARAVAGGQPRAGAVVAAAVACAVVYAAGPLLPPVRASRRAAAGWLGAVGAGWLVLVVLTADGVWVAFPLYFLQLHLLSRRAGLLAVLATALTAIAAFAAHQDTVTPAAAIGPALGAAVAVAVVWGYQALYQESERRRRLIEELTAARADLAEAQHTAGVLAERERLAREIHDTLAQGLSSIQLLLRAAGRSLPDPPGNAARYVEQARQAAADNLAEARRFVAALSPPSLDGTTLAGALERLCATTSTRHRITARFHLTGDPAPLPTAHEVALLRIAQAALANTVRHAGATTAEVTLSYLGDEVALDVVDDGTGFDPGGLPVPDPGEGGFGLAAMRARTRALGGAFTVESTPGEGTALAARLPVARPAESQPEVRP
- a CDS encoding FtsX-like permease family protein, coding for MFVAWRDLKFAKGRFALMGTVIVLITLLVGLLSGLTAGLGEQNVSAVTGLPADRIAFAAPGDGQDLSYADSTVTEAQWRQWSAAPGVTGAEPLGITTTKAAAGGRSAGVSVFGVRPGSPLAPDSGELTAHAAVLSAPAAAGLGVRSGDRVTLAGRQLTVAAVSGDASFSHTPVVWTTLDTWRAIAPPTGGDATVIALTTTAGADVAATDHAAGTRTVARDDSLSAIGSYRSENGSLQLMRGFLFAISALVIGAFFTVWTIQRSGDIAVLKALGATTAVLLKDALGQAVVLLGGGTLVGTGLAAALGAALAGSAVPFVLTPATVLVPAAVLVLLGGLGAALAVRRLTSVDPLTALGSAR
- a CDS encoding ABC transporter ATP-binding protein, which produces MSLTLTDVTLTYPDGDTRLTALDRVSLDVPRGSLTAVVGPSGSGKSSLLAVAATLITPDSGTVTVDGTAATGLTRRERTDLRRHRIGIVFQQPNLLPALTAAEQLQVMARIGGRSPAKARTRALDLLDAVGLAAQAGRRPHQLSGGQRQRVNIARALMNEPTVLLVDEPTSALDHDRGAAVIDLLTRLTHQRATATVLVTHDRAHLTAADRIAEVHDGRLRLAAATG
- a CDS encoding BTAD domain-containing putative transcriptional regulator: MTAIRVLLVDDQELVRSGLRRILRERDGFTIVGECGDGAEVPAALAAAEADVVVMDLRMKHVDGIEATRRLRRTGARPPVLALTTFDDDELLAGVLRAGAVGYVLKDSPAEDLIRAVRAVAAGDAWLDVAVTARVLTAYRHAAAHPEPAPGSLTPEHLELLRAAGRGGTDAEIAGTLGLSESVVKTRFARLLKELGLRDRAAAVVYAFDHGIVTAARTTAGPPAPAPRPPAARLRFSVLGPLRAWRGTAALDLGPVRQQALLAALLLRPDVVVTDHGLLDDVWGLEPPGTGTGVLPTYVLRLRSCLRAAHETSKESVIRRGRAGYLFASDGVRTDLTRLRELDQEAKAAAGTGDLATAAELCADAIGLFQGEPLAGLPGPFAEGERLRLREHRLSLAQRKADSQLRLGRYASAADELSTVLAAHPHREPIAALLMRALYARGLRTDALAVYQRVHDRLVRDFAVEPGAELTRTRTAVLEGDDRSLGFA
- a CDS encoding sensor histidine kinase, producing the protein MREKLEASLAQSRIALPWWVAVCTNAFTALLTATAVTQRAGVLPPLVLVLVVLLVAATSLAWLGTGRILPVWTKCVTVAAAVAILLTEPRLPDFAPIVLVVLAAEVASIARPAVAFLFLGLDLAVLGWAAAGPGLTGAAVYLAAVLLGHSGGFMLRWYVRALAAERAGRVAEREHTILTERQRIAREVHDVVAHSLSITLLHLTGARRALQQDRDVDEAIEGLTEAERVGRAAMTDIRRTVRLLSHSPAERHTLPGAGDIADLVDHTRGAGLDIHFEQEGDAADVPDLAGLTLYRITQESLANIAKHAPRSTARIRLHVGRNEVRLIVRNTLPDRPAEFAADGSGLTGMAARAEQIGARLRTGPDGGDWLVDLAVPPAGVAR